AAGAAGCCCTCGCTCATAGCATTCCATGGCGAACGCTATAACCGTCCCAGCTGATACGACGTCCATGCCTAGCTCATCACATAGCCAACCCCCATAAACTACGTCCTTCATACTAGGTAGGACGTAATTCATACTTAGAAACGCCGTCTCTTCATACTCAGGGCTTAGAATCTTAATACCAGTCTTACCAATTACGTTTACCCTTCTACAGGCCATCGGGCATAGGTAACATGAAGCATCCCCCATCCTAACCCTGCCCCTTACCGTTCCACCGTCGCCGCCCTCGTAATTAACGTACTTCATAGCCCGGTCAAAGGTACTTCTCATAAGCTCCATATTAGCCACGGGGATATCGAAGTGACCCTTAACAGCTATCGCTTTAAGCTTCTTAGAACCAAACACGGCGCCTATACCCATTCCGCCAGCCTGATGGCCGCGATCACACATTACACAGGCAAACTTAACCAAATTTTCACCGGCTGGACCTATCGTCGCGACGCTTACTTCAGCATCACCCAGCTCCTTCCTAATGGCGTCCTCAGCGCTTAAGCATCCTAACCCCCAAAGGTGGCTTGCATCCTTAATCTCCACACGCCTATCAGTAACCCATAGGTATACGGGTTTACGTGAAGCCCCCTCCACTATTAAGGCGTCAAAGCCGGATTGTTTAAGTTCTACACCTAGCATACCTCCTATGCTACTATTCCCGTAAAGCTTAGTAGCAGGGCTTATGGAGCTTAAGCTCGTTTTACAAGCACCTAATACCAAGGTCCCCGTTAAAGGCCCAGTAGCCACTACAACCTTATTCTTACCGCTTAAAGGATGAACGTTAGGCTTCACCTCATCCCATATTAACCGAGCCCCCCAACCACTCCCCCCTACATAGCTCACCATGAAGTCCGGTTTTACCTCCTCCACCTTAACCTTAAGCTTAGTAAGATTCACCCTAACCATCCTACCTATGTAGCCACCCCTAATCAAACCTA
The genomic region above belongs to Candidatus Nezhaarchaeales archaeon and contains:
- a CDS encoding aldehyde ferredoxin oxidoreductase N-terminal domain-containing protein codes for the protein MVGLIRGGYIGRMVRVNLTKLKVKVEEVKPDFMVSYVGGSGWGARLIWDEVKPNVHPLSGKNKVVVATGPLTGTLVLGACKTSLSSISPATKLYGNSSIGGMLGVELKQSGFDALIVEGASRKPVYLWVTDRRVEIKDASHLWGLGCLSAEDAIRKELGDAEVSVATIGPAGENLVKFACVMCDRGHQAGGMGIGAVFGSKKLKAIAVKGHFDIPVANMELMRSTFDRAMKYVNYEGGDGGTVRGRVRMGDASCYLCPMACRRVNVIGKTGIKILSPEYEETAFLSMNYVLPSMKDVVYGGWLCDELGMDVVSAGTVIAFAMECYERGLLSREELNGLDLRFGEAEDVLRLLGDVARRRGIGNLLAEGVEAAAERMGEEAIRIAMHVSGLKALGYDVKAALATALAYATYGIGEHSDGAGAITYDLKAGRGRYTEDQAERVSYLQHVGLLLDCLGVCQLPWVRLGLNLEAYREAYEAVVGVNVTFDFLLRRGKAIYDLTRAINSLRGIYGGRGNLQPWFKHLALSGALKGLKPSEAGSEGCWTRTTRLEMGCEDRDPEEGKAYRAQA